Sequence from the Bombus pyrosoma isolate SC7728 linkage group LG3, ASM1482585v1, whole genome shotgun sequence genome:
AACCGTTTTTTAATCCAGGTCCACCAGTTTGAACGTGCTGATCACCGTTGGCAACATAGCAGCTGTTttgggaaattttattttctccgcGTTATTGGACGTGGAGTGTTTGGTCGGGTTCATGGGAATAGGCTGTTTATTACTCGGTAAGTGAGTAAGGGAATCGAAAGCAACGCTACATGCATATGTCACTATTTTCTAACTCGCTCACCTTCTTTGTTTAGTCTGCTTTTGCTTGTCTTTCTTCCATCCAAGGCCTGTTAAGATGTTGGAGAAAAATCATTCTATGTCCAACGCGTAACCCGTTAGCGACCGGATGAAACTCGAAACGAAGCGAAACGAACTACATACGAAAtgtaaacgaaacgaaaggaaataaCGCAGATTTCCATAGCTTGTCAAGTTTGGCGTAATGTGGGAAAGAGCCACGCTGAAGAGAATGCTTTTGCTCTGTGTGCAACTGTGATATCTTTGCAATCCGTTTCGGAATTCCATTCGGCGCCAGGGCAGATCGCATTTTTCTGTCCACGTTTCACGTgcaaatcgaacgatttttatGTTACTTCTATCCGAGTATCGAATTACTGTAAATATAGTATTTTTCTAATTGGATTAAAAGGcatagtttttaatttcatgatttcatttctcatttcaAAATTCCTTGAACATCCAACCGTTGACGTTAACGTAAAAAAACTTTCTCGTACGTCATACCGACCAAATGTAATAACACGTGCTAAAACGTAAGTAAATTAGCCTTTAGGAGATTGATTTCCgcaaaagatgaaaaatccATCGATGATTCATGTCGCGAAGCTTCAATGTGCAAAGTAAGGCTGAATGCACACGAGCGACATTTTACCGTGCGATCCCGCTACGACcatatttctctctttgtttTCCTATTAGCAACTGCAAAGGCATATTATCTCAGCGATGCCGCATGGTAAAACGTCGTTCGTAGAGTTCCCGCGTAAACGAACGATCGTAACTTTTCTATTTTGCAGCTTGATAAATGTCACGAAAACAGCATCAAGGTGAAATCTAATTAACGTCAGACTAATGGAATGTCTATAATGCGATTATAGCGATAAATGAAGCACATTATTAAAGTACGATGTATTGTTGCGCAAAGCAAGTCGTTTTATCGGTATCGAAAGTTACGTTCAACGGCGCTCCTAACTTTGCGCCAGTGTTAAATGTAAAAGCTAAAGCGTTTCAGTCCTCGCAACAAATTTTACAAGGACGTAGTCCAACAAGAActatggaaataataatacgagTGGAACGTCTTCTTGTACTAGAAGTAAAATTCCATAGAAGTTAGTTTCGTAAAACATCGCTACGTTATTTAGTCTTTTTACATCATATGCACATTAGGAgtcattttattcgtttgaaaTCAAGATCCTACGCGTCCAGAATGCACACACCCATATTAGAATATGTATACAAAATCAAGTTTCTATGATATATGCAAGACAAATGCaaacattatacatttttcaaacgtgTAACATTCTTTAAGACTGGTCGAGGGAACGACGATAATTAATGTACAAGCATAAACGATCGAAACATTAAAACCTGTCATTAGCATCTTTGTTTAAACACATTTTAACAAtacacataaatatgtatatgaactTCGATATTGATACTAATCAAAATATTACTTCTCCAAGAATATTACTTCACTATTATATCAAGAATATTACTTCTCCAAATGTAGCAAATCAAGATATTTGACTGTGATGCAGGCGAGATAAATACCGCGTCCAGACAAGACTTTATAGTACATCCGATTGGATTTCATACCAATACATTGAAATAGGGATCTTGAACATCATAACTTGGAGCTAGTGagtttagaaattatatttagtatGTCTAAGAAGTCTATTTATATGAACTCCatctatttattttgcaatctTTCTTACCAAGGACCATTTGCGAACTTTTCATTGATCGCTATATATCATTCAACGTATTTTTGTGTCATAATTTTAGAAGCTCTAAAGTCCTCTTGTCATTCTAATGTCATTCCCAACTTTATCGTTTCAGCatagaataatattacaacaaTGATAATTCCAATATTCACCGCTCTAAATCGTAGATGGCACAATGAAATCTCAAATATATTGTACGATCGGTATTTCAGAACATTCGATACAAAGTTACATAAGGTGGTAAATctgttctatatatattttgtatattattctCCTGTCGTTGGTCAATAGTGACGATGGTGATAGCCTATTTTGTACGTTACTCATAGTAAAAACCGAATAtcataattgttataaaaatgttaaaagttgTAGTGTAAGAAGTAATAGCTTAGTTTACatgattttaattacgaacAACCAATGATGACAAATGATCAAAGTTCTTCTGATTACTGGTAATTAGTATTGATaccgaaaattattttcggtTATCAATAAAACTTAACCACGAcgatactttttttatttactttcaatCATTGTCaacttttattaacattactgATAACACCTGATAATCAATACCTATCAATGTCAATACCAACTCTGGTTCTAAACACACATACGAATGACAGAGGGCGTGAGGTGTACTATGTACGCAGGAGTAAAGTAGGAGTAATAACTAGCAAAAATGGTTATTAGTTCATATATACATCAAAACTTTATAACGTGTCTCTCAGtgttattgtatatatatatatatatagagagagagagagagagaaagtatTAACCGGTTTGTATGACGTTTTTGcattattgaattttcttaaGAGACCAATGAATATTCGAGAAATCTATAAATGTGTGTTACACTGCAGAgctaaagaaatataaacgcCGAATTATCCTTAGGTTAAGCAGTTCCATCGATATTGCATTGTAAGATtatcttttatacatttcaacAGGCATATGTTTATACATTACTTtctatgtgtatataaaatagtGTTGTGTGATATATCAACAGAACCACTGCTTACAAGTGCTCTAAAGGTTTTAAGATGGCATTATCCCGTATCAGTAACTCCTATTTATCGACAAGTTTATCACAGGTTTCGCATACAGGTATgaagtttataatttaattttatgtacgAGTTTATGTCTGTTAATACTATctctaaaaattgaaatcaattaaattaaataatgctCTCATAacatttcgtattattatgAAATGGCAGATTGAAACCGATGtctctatattatttttatttcttatacatttaaattaattaaataaacaagtaaTCTCGATTatgttaatagaaaaatattgttatctgtattaaattatatgtatatatattacgttattgctgtaattatattataatgcaaGCATACATTTCATCACGAACAATAATAGTGATAAACATCTTCACAATGACTTCACAATGTTCCATTGTATCAGTCgcataataattaacaacgaACTGAAGTTTGATGCGTGAAGAcagtttaatatatataacgataaaaatgataaagaacAGTGTTTTAACTACTTGTCagattttttacaatttttttatttcttttttttcattacacTGTCATTTCTTATCTGATTTCTTttgatgacaattttttcAGCAAATACATCGTTAGGCAAAATACAGTGTATCCGGTATGCAGCCGTTCATCAAAATCGCATGAAAAATCTTCACTTTACAAGTGTCCGTCAGTATCCCGATCCTCCTACTCTATCGCTTCCTACAAACGTCTCCGAAATATTTGCTAATGAGACCGGACGATTTACACCTGAAAGGGCACGAGACATCGCTGCACCGGTACTATTATATGGCAAAAGTGATTGTAGATCATTTTTTTCGCAACAATTATCAAAACCAACAGAGCGTTCAAATGGTTTGGAAAACTCCAGTGATACGCATGTAGATTCGTACGATTGTTTTGGAGCAGTTAGTTTGAATGGATCGATGCAAAGCAACGTTCCGAAACCATTTTGCTCCAATGGAAAATCAACGCATTTGAACATGCCAGGCGGTCAATGGGCTAGAGACGGAAAATACATCGCCGAGGATATGCAGAAATCTCATTATCGAAGCATTCGTTTACCTCAACTAAAACTGAATAAAAGCAGTTAGTAAGAATATCATGAAGCCAAATTTTCTCAATGATTTTCCATGatactttttattagaatattggTGGTCTAAATCAAAACTTTTGCATGTGGTGTAGGAATTACATaaagaggaaatattttttacaaaatgtattttagtaataagcttttatcaataattattataaagttcTTATTGGCGAGGAAAATAGTGTAGAAATTGTTATCTGTTACTCAGGTTTAACAAGCCGTGTCACAGAAAATTCACTTTTTAAGCCAAAATACATCTACAATATGGGATATTCAACGAAAGCATCTCAACTGCCAAATAATATATCGAATGATAGAAAACATCAGGTGGTTACACCTACACCATATTTAtccaagaaagaaagatttaaaatagTAGCAAAGGATTATGGGATTACTGTTGTCATATTTCATGTAGCACTTTCTCTGGTATCTCTCGGTGCTTGTTATGTAGCCGTAGTTAGGTTCGTTTTTGCATAATCTACTCCTTTTTACATATAAGCTTCTTCTGCGTTGACacttttaaaagatttaattctACAGAATGTTATTTGGTTGCTCTTCTAGAAAAAACATAAACATTACGGTTAttcgagaaataaatattggaaaaatagaatttatatattactcgtatttaaaataatttcatgcattgattatagaaatattgatTTCAGAGGTATAGATTTAAAACCTATCATTCACTTTATATTCAACGTAGAAGATGACCAAATAAATGGTGTCATTGGTAATACGTCAACTTTCTTGGTTGCGTATGGTTTTCATAAACTCATGGCACCTCTTCGGCTTTCAATAACGGCAGGTGTAACGCCATTTCTTGTAAAGCATTTAAGAAGAATAGGACTTCTTAAACCTCcaaaaaatatagcaaaaaaTACGCAGCAATAATATTCAGTgatcgattataattatttgcttAATACTGTATGATTtgcacatatgtatattttgtaattaaatatttataaacgaaatataaacttacatacacatataaaccatttgtttttatgtatatatattcaggtttattatataaagaatataatagtTGTAATTACTTTACACAACGTCacgtatatttcatatatgatACTTTGCGCATCTACTATAAGTACGGCAGTTGTAGTTACAGTATTTTTACTAAtaagtttttcttttattaatcgcCGTAAATACATGACATACACAAAAGCTCGGCAGTTTCAATGGACGAATTGATCAGTTATATTGGAACAATGATTGCGTTCGATACGCAAATCCTTACTGCGTTTTTTCTATTCGGCTTGCAGTTATCGAACCCTTCGAGATTTGATTACGCATAGGAAACATACGAAAATGCCAATCACTTGGCAAACATGTTTATGTACAtaacttttgaaaaatatattatagtacaTAGTAAAATTAacgtatataagtatatatacaaTGCAGTTAACCTAGAGTAGTACACATCTTacaatttatgtaattttatatatttcaaagttatGCTTGCCTCAATTGTTTTCAACAATGGcaaactttttttaaatgcaataataaaaaagaaatttaagaagatcgttaataaaattgctCAATGTTAAGAGTAGAaaagttttgaatatttttgtagatcttaattaaatattgtaaaatgtttcTCAAACTGTTTctttaaagtataaaagttGTTCGCGAGCTTAGTAAGCGTAATTGTTCTTAATTTATTGATCAAACCTAAAAAGGGAGGTTTGAAGCTACAATGACACCAAATAGTACCCACTGTTTTTTATGCATATTGGAACAGTACACTTATAAACATTGAACACATTTTCTTTAGAGAATTTATAAACGATTTAAATGATGAGCTATTGTGTTTTAATGAGTTATGAGTTCTATTAATGCAAACAGGAAgaatttattacttaaaatatgATGCAAAAATCATCTAATAATACTTGTAAACTAAGCAATGATTAGTTCTAACATTTTATACAGACCATATGCAACtctcataaaaatacaataaaaagatTCACAAATATCTTAAAGAAGCATACAGTCAtctcgataaaaaaatattttggcacagtacatttgtataatttttgttactcTTTATAATGCACTgataagatacaaaaataatataaaaatgcatatttCATCGAATGCATCATTCGGATCTCTTCCTACTAAATCAAATTTAgtaacattacattatataaattgaataattccAGATGCaacaaaatgtatatttatccactttaatttgattatgtattatttgaGCGTGATATTCAATTAGAAAGgcaaaatttttccatttttgttGCATAAAACTAGTCAAGTCTTTAAACGTACGCCTCAGCACGACGTCCTTGTATgtgattgaaaaattgtcgCCAACTAGTCAGTGTTTTACTTGACCACACCCAAAAGCTACTTGTTATACCAACAATCATagccattaaatattttatcatgaaAACCTCAAATTCTGGCCGCCTCCCGACATCGCGGGTACGCTCTCCAACTGGGCACGGCATCGAATATAAGGATTGTGGTCCAGGCCTTGAACACATCTCCATGTTCCAAGTCAACATCCACTGATCAAAATATGCTTGCTCATAAAATAAGCAAGCAATGACAATCAATGCAGGAACTATGTATAACACAGAAAATATGCCAATAcgtatcattaatttttctagtttGTCAGTCTTTGTACCATCGTGCTTCATAACAGTACGTATgcggaaaagagaaacaaatccTGCCAATAAGAAGGCAGTGCCAAGGATTAGATAAACGCATAATGGTGCCAAAACAAACCCACGTAGAGCCTCAACATTCCAGAGGCCCACATAACAAACACCAGACAATATATCTCCTATAAGAATAAAGTAATGCATTCATAATAGGTAcatgaattatattaaaaataatttcttcttatgtTTTAGATTATTTACCTTCTACCTTTCCCAATGCAAGTATAGTAACTGTTTTTATTGCTGGAGCAGCCCAAGCTGCTAAATGAAAATACTGTGAATTAGCTTCTATTGCTTCGTGGCCCCATTTTAACCCAGCAGCTAGGAACCAT
This genomic interval carries:
- the LOC122565970 gene encoding uncharacterized protein LOC122565970; translation: MALSRISNSYLSTSLSQVSHTANTSLGKIQCIRYAAVHQNRMKNLHFTSVRQYPDPPTLSLPTNVSEIFANETGRFTPERARDIAAPVLLYGKSDCRSFFSQQLSKPTERSNGLENSSDTHVDSYDCFGAVSLNGSMQSNVPKPFCSNGKSTHLNMPGGQWARDGKYIAEDMQKSHYRSIRLPQLKLNKSSLTSRVTENSLFKPKYIYNMGYSTKASQLPNNISNDRKHQVVTPTPYLSKKERFKIVAKDYGITVVIFHVALSLVSLGACYVAVVRGIDLKPIIHFIFNVEDDQINGVIGNTSTFLVAYGFHKLMAPLRLSITAGVTPFLVKHLRRIGLLKPPKNIAKNTQQ